From Caulobacter segnis, a single genomic window includes:
- a CDS encoding tyrosine-protein phosphatase yields the protein MTRRIPLQGVENFRDFGDYAAGVGRLKRGVLFRAAHQAEATDADLETLASLSIATLVDLRRPNERQHSPSRRWTGFAARVIDNDLGVTGPDPWLEFMKSTDLTETSVHGYMDEYYRRLPFKERHIDLFRRYFQALAEGRGPVLIHCAAGKDRTGVLAALTHHIAGVADDDVIDDYLLTNDPTRFERRGVGFMDYVEAATGRRPTEGAIRAAMGVEARYLAAAFAVIKAEHGSLDAYLEQVLGVDADAREKVRAHILL from the coding sequence ATGACCCGCCGCATCCCCCTCCAGGGCGTCGAGAACTTCCGCGACTTCGGCGACTACGCCGCCGGAGTGGGGCGTCTGAAGCGGGGCGTGCTGTTCCGCGCCGCCCACCAGGCCGAGGCCACCGACGCCGACCTGGAGACCCTGGCGTCCCTGAGCATCGCCACCCTGGTCGACCTGCGCCGCCCCAACGAGCGCCAGCACTCGCCCTCGCGCCGGTGGACGGGCTTCGCCGCCCGGGTGATCGACAACGACCTGGGCGTGACCGGGCCGGATCCCTGGCTGGAGTTCATGAAGAGCACGGACCTGACCGAGACCTCGGTCCACGGCTACATGGACGAGTACTATCGCCGCCTGCCGTTCAAGGAGCGGCACATCGACCTGTTCCGCCGCTACTTCCAGGCCCTGGCCGAGGGGCGGGGGCCGGTGCTGATCCACTGCGCGGCCGGCAAGGACCGCACGGGCGTGCTGGCGGCCCTGACCCACCACATCGCCGGTGTCGCGGACGACGACGTCATCGACGACTACCTACTGACCAACGATCCGACCCGCTTCGAGCGGCGCGGCGTCGGCTTCATGGACTATGTCGAGGCCGCGACCGGTCGGCGTCCGACCGAGGGCGCGATCCGCGCGGCCATGGGCGTCGAGGCCCGCTACCTGGCCGCCGCCTTCGCGGTGATCAAGGCCGAGCACGGCTCGCTGGACGCCTATCTGGAGCAGGTGCTGGGCGTGGACGCCGACGCGCGCGAAAAGGTGCGGGCGCACATCCTGCTGTAG
- a CDS encoding acyltransferase family protein: MASPVTVPLSQIPPDETPVSAEPSEPEAHFRPGKDAVRGGALDFLRFLASLLIVVYHYGAESPMRIERFGQVFSRGFLATDFFLMLSGYVLGRAYGDSVLSGRLSTPRFWARRAARVWPGHLMVLGLLALLVLVLNTVGTDAHKPSRFAWDQLPAQALLIHAWGFPSDGWNLPSWSLSALIVCYALFPLFWRTVSKVRHAWLLPLGAAAILGVFEVIARKVFHHALPDLQFQYGVVRALPLFILGVCLARAVDMRWPSETMAKVMLWGGVALLVITQPLDRYALPDPWLFDAPSLLAIALIVLGAGRLPVKRPRKWIEEGAKLSFALFITHIFVGVIYWSAVHELIDTVPIGIGWQWLMWLAGFPVAYGAAWLFHTYIDQPIQDRLQPLLRK, from the coding sequence ATGGCCAGCCCCGTGACCGTCCCGCTTTCCCAGATTCCACCGGACGAGACTCCTGTCTCGGCCGAGCCCTCGGAGCCGGAAGCCCACTTCCGACCCGGCAAGGACGCCGTGCGGGGCGGGGCCCTGGACTTCCTGCGTTTCCTCGCGTCGCTGCTGATCGTGGTCTACCACTATGGCGCCGAGAGCCCGATGCGCATCGAGCGCTTCGGCCAGGTGTTCTCGCGCGGATTCCTGGCCACCGACTTCTTCCTGATGCTGTCCGGCTACGTGCTGGGTCGGGCCTATGGCGACTCGGTGCTGAGCGGGCGGCTGAGCACGCCACGCTTCTGGGCCCGCCGGGCCGCGCGGGTGTGGCCCGGCCATCTGATGGTGCTGGGCTTGCTGGCGCTTCTGGTGCTGGTGCTCAACACCGTCGGCACCGACGCCCACAAGCCCAGCCGCTTCGCGTGGGACCAGCTGCCGGCCCAGGCCCTGCTGATCCACGCCTGGGGCTTTCCCAGCGACGGCTGGAACCTGCCCAGCTGGTCGCTGTCGGCCCTGATCGTCTGCTACGCCCTGTTTCCGCTGTTCTGGCGCACGGTCAGCAAGGTGCGCCACGCCTGGCTTTTGCCCCTGGGCGCGGCCGCGATCCTGGGCGTGTTCGAGGTCATCGCGCGCAAGGTCTTCCACCACGCGCTGCCCGACCTGCAGTTCCAGTACGGCGTCGTGCGGGCCCTGCCGCTGTTCATCCTGGGCGTCTGCCTGGCGCGGGCCGTCGACATGCGCTGGCCCTCGGAGACGATGGCCAAGGTCATGCTGTGGGGCGGCGTCGCCCTGCTGGTGATCACCCAGCCGCTGGACCGCTATGCCCTGCCGGATCCCTGGCTGTTCGACGCGCCGTCGCTGCTGGCCATCGCCCTGATCGTGCTGGGCGCCGGCCGTCTGCCGGTCAAGCGGCCCCGCAAGTGGATCGAGGAGGGCGCCAAGCTGTCCTTCGCCCTGTTCATCACCCACATCTTCGTCGGCGTGATCTACTGGAGCGCGGTGCACGAGCTGATCGACACCGTGCCGATCGGCATCGGCTGGCAATGGCTGATGTGGCTGGCGGGCTTCCCGGTCGCCTACGGCGCGGCGTGGCTGTTCCACACCTATATCGACCAGCCGATTCAGGATCGTCTGCAGCCGCTGCTGAGGAAATGA
- a CDS encoding cupin domain-containing protein, whose amino-acid sequence MSLLLAVSSGVATASAQASGAEAPQPSGFASSADVQAQLREMLAAMKPDQGFMWRPLVRDGANVAAIEIWKKPGRPAVHPAQAEYAIVLEGTGTLVSGGALADTQVKNANLTEGSRIEGGATRPLGPGDVILVPAGVPHWFGITGERLVLLGIKLPAGK is encoded by the coding sequence ATGTCGCTGCTGCTCGCCGTCTCGTCGGGCGTGGCCACGGCGTCCGCCCAGGCGAGCGGCGCGGAGGCGCCCCAGCCGTCCGGCTTCGCCAGCTCGGCGGATGTCCAGGCCCAGCTCCGAGAGATGCTCGCCGCGATGAAGCCCGATCAGGGCTTCATGTGGCGGCCCCTGGTCCGCGACGGCGCGAACGTGGCGGCGATCGAGATCTGGAAGAAGCCGGGCCGTCCGGCCGTTCACCCCGCCCAGGCCGAATACGCGATCGTGCTGGAGGGGACCGGCACGCTGGTTTCCGGCGGGGCCCTGGCCGATACGCAGGTCAAGAACGCTAATCTGACCGAGGGCAGCCGGATCGAGGGCGGCGCCACGCGGCCTCTTGGCCCGGGCGATGTCATCCTTGTTCCGGCGGGCGTCCCTCACTGGTTCGGGATCACCGGCGAACGGCTGGTCCTGCTGGGGATCAAGCTGCCCGCCGGGAAATGA
- the ygiD gene encoding 4,5-DOPA dioxygenase extradiol has protein sequence MSRMPVLFIGHGSPMNAIEDNAWNRDWARLGVELPRPKAVLMISAHWETRGVSAVSASAAPETIHDFGGFPQALFDVQYPAPGDPALAARVVDMLSPDVVVQHPTRGLDHGAWGVLKPMYPHADVPVVQLSLDRGRPDRWHYEAGQRLAPLRDEGVLIVGSGDIVHNLRAIDWRQPAAPAWADRFNETAKTLILAGDHDPLIDWRSLGPDAEASINSAEHYLPLLYVLGAQDKGEPVSFFNDDVWAAISMTGVRIG, from the coding sequence ATGTCCCGCATGCCCGTCCTGTTCATCGGCCACGGCTCGCCGATGAACGCCATCGAGGACAACGCCTGGAACCGCGACTGGGCGCGCCTGGGCGTCGAGCTGCCGCGCCCCAAGGCGGTGCTGATGATCAGCGCCCACTGGGAGACGCGCGGCGTTTCGGCGGTCAGCGCCTCGGCCGCGCCCGAGACCATCCACGACTTCGGCGGCTTCCCGCAGGCGCTGTTCGACGTCCAGTACCCGGCGCCGGGCGATCCGGCCCTGGCGGCGCGGGTCGTCGACATGCTGTCGCCGGACGTCGTGGTGCAGCATCCGACGCGCGGCCTGGACCACGGCGCCTGGGGCGTGCTGAAGCCGATGTATCCGCACGCCGACGTGCCGGTCGTCCAGCTCAGCCTGGATCGCGGCCGTCCGGATCGCTGGCACTACGAAGCCGGCCAGCGCCTGGCTCCGCTACGCGACGAGGGCGTGCTGATCGTGGGCAGCGGCGACATCGTCCACAACCTGCGCGCCATCGACTGGCGCCAGCCCGCCGCCCCGGCCTGGGCCGACCGCTTCAACGAGACGGCCAAGACGCTGATCCTGGCCGGCGACCACGACCCACTGATCGACTGGCGAAGCCTGGGCCCCGACGCCGAAGCCTCTATCAACAGCGCCGAGCACTACCTGCCGCTGCTCTACGTTCTGGGCGCCCAGGACAAGGGCGAGCCAGTGAGCTTCTTCAACGACGACGTCTGGGCGGCGATCTCGATGACGGGGGTCCGCATAGGGTAA
- a CDS encoding MFS transporter yields MSELAGTPPGVTEAGLSEVVAEDRLIPAPPRRLSRSALSWILHQGTRDPYVILITIYVFSPYFSRVLVGDPVKGQATVADISTIFGLITACTAPLLGASIERFGPRKPLMALIIAIMVPLLFALWLAKPGGPSVELVGWALIVLGVAYNWGDVTNNSLLARASEPGQEPVLSGLGYAVANGLSVSLLIFVMWAFVLPGAVPWSFVPSAPLFGLSQTAHEPSRIVGPLAGAVMLLGAIPFFLWTRDAPRTGVSVLASLKEGVKLIVDTFGNLKGHAEVAKFLGARMLYCDGMTALLIFGGLFAAGLMKWGELEMLAYGISLSIFGVIGGLIAPWLDRKLGPRRAVQVEIAGCILMLMGTLGMGREKILFFWTWDAATHPAVWNGPLFRTLPELIYLSMGLLIAVFVTAQYASSRTLLVRLAPQDRMAAFFGLFSLSGTATMWLGSLLVALATKMFHSQVAGFIPIAGLLALGLVGLFTVKGGGREA; encoded by the coding sequence ATGAGCGAGTTGGCGGGTACGCCCCCGGGCGTAACTGAGGCGGGCCTTAGCGAAGTCGTGGCCGAAGACAGGCTCATCCCGGCTCCGCCCAGACGGCTCTCCCGCAGCGCGCTGAGTTGGATCCTGCACCAGGGCACGCGCGACCCCTATGTGATCCTGATCACCATCTATGTCTTCTCGCCCTATTTCTCGCGGGTGCTGGTCGGCGACCCGGTCAAGGGCCAGGCGACCGTCGCCGACATCTCCACCATCTTCGGCCTGATCACCGCCTGCACGGCGCCGCTGCTGGGCGCCTCGATCGAGCGCTTCGGGCCGCGCAAGCCGCTGATGGCCCTGATCATCGCCATCATGGTCCCGCTGCTGTTCGCCCTGTGGCTGGCCAAGCCCGGCGGTCCGTCGGTGGAGCTGGTCGGTTGGGCCCTGATCGTGCTGGGCGTGGCCTACAACTGGGGCGACGTGACCAACAACTCGCTGCTGGCCCGGGCGTCCGAGCCGGGGCAGGAGCCGGTGCTGTCGGGCCTGGGCTACGCGGTCGCCAACGGCCTGTCGGTCAGCCTGCTGATCTTCGTGATGTGGGCCTTCGTGCTGCCGGGGGCCGTGCCGTGGTCGTTCGTGCCGTCGGCGCCGCTGTTCGGCCTCAGCCAGACCGCGCACGAGCCCAGCCGCATCGTCGGGCCGCTGGCGGGCGCGGTCATGCTGCTGGGCGCGATCCCGTTCTTCCTGTGGACCCGGGACGCGCCGCGCACTGGCGTCTCGGTCCTGGCCTCGCTGAAGGAAGGGGTGAAGCTGATCGTCGACACCTTCGGCAACCTCAAGGGCCACGCCGAGGTCGCCAAGTTCCTGGGCGCGCGCATGCTGTACTGCGACGGCATGACGGCCCTGCTGATCTTCGGCGGCCTGTTCGCCGCCGGGCTGATGAAGTGGGGCGAGCTGGAGATGCTGGCCTACGGGATCTCGCTGTCGATCTTCGGCGTGATCGGCGGGCTGATCGCCCCTTGGCTGGATCGCAAGCTGGGACCGCGCCGCGCCGTCCAGGTCGAGATCGCCGGCTGCATCCTGATGCTGATGGGCACCCTGGGCATGGGCCGCGAGAAGATCCTGTTCTTCTGGACCTGGGACGCGGCGACTCACCCGGCCGTCTGGAACGGCCCGCTGTTCCGCACCCTGCCGGAGCTGATCTATCTGAGCATGGGTCTGCTGATCGCCGTCTTCGTCACCGCCCAGTACGCCTCGAGCCGCACCCTGCTGGTGCGCCTGGCGCCGCAGGACCGCATGGCCGCGTTCTTCGGCCTGTTCTCGCTGTCGGGCACGGCGACCATGTGGCTGGGCTCGCTGCTGGTGGCCCTGGCGACCAAGATGTTCCACAGCCAGGTCGCCGGCTTCATCCCGATCGCCGGCCTGCTGGCCCTGGGGCTGGTCGGGCTGTTCACCGTCAAGGGCGGCGGACGGGAGGCTTGA